A stretch of the Pedobacter sp. MC2016-14 genome encodes the following:
- the rfbF gene encoding glucose-1-phosphate cytidylyltransferase, producing the protein MKVVLLAGGLGTRLSEETVLKPKPMVEVGGMPILWHIMKIYSAHGYNDFVICLGYKGYMIKEYFSNYFLHKSDVTVNLSDNSLTVHDSQAEPWKITLVDTGNETLTGGRIKRIQPHIGDEPFLLTYGDGVSNVNITELVEFHNTHGKLCTVTSVQPSGRFGALNIGEDQKVISFMEKPKGDGSWINGGFFVCEPGVFDYIEGDQTTWEKEPMENIASEGQMNTYKHDGFWKPMDTLRDKQELEAEWATGNAKWKVGSLMEKNV; encoded by the coding sequence ATGAAGGTAGTATTATTAGCGGGTGGACTTGGAACGAGGTTATCAGAAGAAACAGTTTTAAAGCCAAAGCCAATGGTTGAAGTGGGCGGAATGCCAATTCTGTGGCATATTATGAAAATCTATTCCGCGCACGGGTATAATGACTTTGTCATTTGTCTGGGTTATAAAGGATATATGATTAAGGAGTATTTCAGCAATTATTTCCTGCACAAATCGGATGTGACGGTTAACCTGTCAGACAATTCCCTTACTGTGCACGATTCTCAGGCTGAACCCTGGAAAATTACCCTGGTAGATACGGGAAATGAAACCTTGACCGGAGGTCGTATTAAACGCATTCAGCCGCATATTGGAGATGAGCCTTTCTTACTTACTTATGGTGATGGTGTGAGTAATGTAAACATCACGGAACTGGTAGAATTCCACAACACACATGGAAAGTTATGTACAGTAACTTCTGTGCAGCCTAGCGGACGTTTTGGTGCATTGAACATTGGAGAAGACCAAAAGGTAATCTCTTTTATGGAGAAACCTAAAGGTGATGGATCATGGATTAACGGAGGCTTCTTTGTATGTGAACCTGGTGTGTTCGATTACATTGAAGGTGACCAAACTACATGGGAAAAAGAGCCGATGGAAAATATTGCCAGTGAAGGACAGATGAATACCTATAAGCATGACGGTTTCTGGAAACCAATGGATACCCTGCGTGACAAACAGGAACTTGAAGCTGAATGGGCTACAGGAAATGCAAAATGGAAAGTGGGTTCATTAATGGAAAAAAATGTTTAA
- a CDS encoding glycosyltransferase translates to MKIAIVHDELMRKGGAEQVVLTMLKAFPDADVYTLAYNPTATYPEFANYNIRTSGFQWVSKSVVWMQRLYFPFGILAMRNMDVKGYDVVLTSTTHCAKYVSVDDESLVVTYCHTPFRLAWRPESYNEVTSSGFIKKMLYKLVVRVLRKVDAVSALRTDYFLTNAQEVVPRIKSAYHPNRRVTVINPPVKCDQFKPVEQDKDYYLVVSRFEPYKKVDLVIEAFNKMPDKKLVVLGKGTMENYLRGIAAPNVSFLTNLDAQEIAALYAGARALVFPQHEDYGITPLEANASGCPVIAYGAGGVLETMIPYRGNASRCTALFFENQDVASLTAAIYEFEGLKFNSKFIRRHAELFDEPVFIEKLKKFIQEKYELSQQVPTRLEPVKQVTLPVAAAFVVPERRIRFGNV, encoded by the coding sequence ATGAAAATAGCGATAGTTCATGATGAATTGATGCGAAAAGGTGGGGCGGAACAAGTCGTATTAACAATGTTGAAGGCATTTCCTGATGCTGATGTATATACTTTGGCTTACAATCCAACTGCAACTTATCCTGAATTTGCCAATTATAACATCCGTACCTCTGGTTTTCAATGGGTGTCTAAAAGTGTAGTGTGGATGCAAAGGCTATATTTTCCCTTTGGCATATTGGCCATGCGCAATATGGATGTTAAGGGCTATGATGTGGTGCTCACTTCTACTACGCATTGTGCAAAATACGTCAGTGTAGATGATGAAAGCTTGGTAGTTACATATTGCCATACGCCATTTAGATTAGCCTGGCGACCGGAGTCTTACAACGAGGTGACCAGTTCTGGTTTTATTAAAAAAATGCTGTACAAACTAGTGGTCAGGGTATTGAGAAAGGTGGATGCCGTCAGCGCGCTCCGTACCGATTATTTTTTAACCAATGCGCAGGAAGTTGTGCCCAGAATTAAGTCAGCCTATCATCCCAACCGCCGGGTCACTGTAATTAACCCTCCGGTAAAATGTGATCAATTTAAACCTGTAGAGCAGGATAAAGATTATTACCTTGTGGTAAGCCGTTTCGAACCCTACAAAAAGGTAGATCTTGTTATTGAGGCTTTTAATAAAATGCCAGATAAAAAACTTGTGGTATTGGGTAAAGGTACCATGGAAAATTACCTGAGAGGCATTGCAGCGCCAAACGTATCATTTTTAACTAATTTAGATGCCCAGGAAATTGCTGCGCTTTACGCTGGCGCCAGGGCCTTGGTTTTTCCCCAGCATGAAGACTATGGCATTACGCCCTTGGAGGCTAATGCTTCGGGTTGCCCTGTAATTGCTTATGGAGCAGGAGGCGTATTAGAAACCATGATCCCATATCGGGGTAATGCCTCCAGATGCACAGCATTGTTTTTCGAAAATCAGGATGTAGCATCGCTTACAGCAGCTATCTATGAATTTGAAGGCCTGAAATTTAATTCAAAATTTATCAGGCGGCATGCCGAACTTTTTGACGAGCCTGTATTTATTGAAAAATTAAAGAAATTTATCCAGGAAAAATACGAATTGAGCCAGCAGGTGCCTACAAGACTGGAGCCAGTTAAACAGGTAACTCTTCCTGTTGCAGCTGCTTTTGTTGTTCCGGAACGGCGCATTAGATTTGGTAACGTTTAA
- a CDS encoding gliding motility protein RemB: protein MRKYLLLLSLCLIFVSIHAQSVHQPYSFSFYHQLDPDVYNVKTRIHSSLKPYLIEDSLLTAAADSLLHYKSREKGSSWLQRKLYAEHLFQHTELGYSVYADFLPDLLIGKETHSTEKTWLNTRGYQIGGTVGKKFSFYTSGYENQGRFAPYYARYVDQHSVVPGQSYNRGTENAVIPVTKDWSYVTALLSYSPAKAINISLGHDKNFIGDGYRSMLLSDFSSPYTFFRVKATLGNVQYMAMWTGMQDPSAKKLSEATGNRTKGAVFHYLDWNVNDRLSLGFFDAVVWAGTDDEGNRRGFNADYINPVIFLRPLEASSDSPDNAMLGLTAKYEILQHTTVYGQFALDDFVAKEFLSGNGFYRNKYGVQLGLRGTQLLSVKQLNYLVEFNSARPFTYAEKNQSIINYANYNEPLAHPLGANFREFIGMLSYRLGRFGFSGQLNYSKYGYDLDGVNYGKDIFRLYEDGSRYVGNFTGQGLATVLWYGDARVSYLLNPLYNLRIELGAVLRTEKNVQVNNKTSWFTLGLRSSFRNLYTDF from the coding sequence ATGAGAAAATACCTATTGCTCCTCTCGCTTTGTTTGATCTTTGTCAGTATACATGCACAATCCGTTCATCAACCATATTCTTTTTCATTTTACCATCAACTGGATCCTGATGTTTATAATGTAAAAACAAGAATTCATAGCTCTTTAAAGCCTTACCTCATTGAAGATAGCCTGCTAACCGCTGCGGCAGATTCACTTTTGCATTACAAAAGCAGGGAGAAAGGAAGCAGCTGGTTGCAGCGAAAATTGTACGCTGAACATTTGTTTCAGCATACCGAGCTGGGGTATTCCGTATATGCAGATTTTCTGCCCGATTTGTTGATCGGTAAAGAAACACACAGCACTGAAAAAACCTGGCTCAATACCCGTGGCTATCAGATTGGAGGTACAGTGGGTAAAAAGTTTTCTTTTTATACCAGTGGCTACGAAAATCAGGGAAGGTTTGCGCCTTATTATGCCCGTTATGTAGATCAGCATAGTGTTGTGCCAGGCCAGTCATATAACCGCGGTACTGAAAACGCAGTCATCCCCGTTACTAAGGACTGGTCTTATGTCACAGCTTTGCTTTCTTACAGTCCTGCAAAGGCAATTAACATCAGTCTGGGACACGACAAGAATTTTATCGGGGATGGATACCGCTCCATGTTGCTCTCAGATTTCTCTTCTCCCTACACCTTTTTTAGGGTTAAAGCGACTTTAGGTAATGTGCAGTACATGGCCATGTGGACAGGCATGCAGGATCCATCGGCAAAAAAACTTTCAGAGGCCACAGGTAACAGAACAAAAGGAGCGGTTTTTCATTATCTGGACTGGAATGTAAATGACCGTTTATCTCTCGGTTTTTTTGACGCGGTAGTTTGGGCTGGTACAGATGATGAGGGCAACCGAAGGGGCTTTAATGCGGATTACATTAATCCTGTTATTTTTCTCCGTCCCCTTGAGGCTTCAAGTGACTCTCCGGACAATGCCATGCTTGGGTTAACAGCAAAATATGAAATACTACAACACACCACCGTTTATGGTCAGTTTGCGCTGGATGATTTTGTGGCTAAAGAATTCCTGAGCGGGAATGGCTTTTACCGCAACAAATACGGTGTGCAGCTTGGCCTTCGGGGTACGCAATTGCTTAGCGTTAAGCAGTTGAATTACCTGGTTGAATTTAATTCGGCCCGGCCTTTTACTTATGCTGAGAAAAACCAAAGCATCATCAACTATGCAAATTACAATGAGCCTTTGGCCCATCCATTAGGGGCAAATTTTCGTGAATTTATTGGTATGCTTTCCTACCGCTTGGGTAGATTTGGATTTTCAGGGCAATTGAACTATTCAAAATATGGCTATGACCTGGATGGTGTAAACTATGGGAAAGATATTTTTCGTTTATACGAAGACGGTTCCCGTTATGTAGGGAATTTTACCGGGCAAGGTTTGGCTACAGTGTTATGGTATGGCGACGCGCGGGTTTCTTATCTCTTAAATCCACTTTACAATTTGCGGATTGAATTAGGTGCTGTGCTGAGGACTGAAAAAAATGTACAGGTCAACAATAAAACCAGCTGGTTTACTTTAGGGCTTCGTTCTTCATTTAGAAACCTGTATACCGACTTTTAA
- a CDS encoding tyrosine-protein kinase, with protein sequence MHKNDNNLRTAAKDADIINVRQVFQKLTDRWPLFLISTLVFLILAYVYLLRTPAVYKSTALLLVNGETSNLSTGAGSSDMNSLFNMKSSVDNEARILKTRFLMEQVVREMQLNITVTRKEGLKSTETDRAPFTLSLVKGLDTLEHTELEIKKLPGQKLQLSSKDFQKEISWNESFFVAGAGTFKLGAESKAPIREGERYTITVVPFDVKVAQLLGQLSVSQTSKSETVIELGLEYPSRKKGEDILATLIKRYEESNLNDRNQVADSTIKFIKSRLAYLGGELGGLEGNIQKFREQNSLADMSEQSKLLVANTGLYTNDLAKTEVQITVLTELEKYLKDAKTSKRVLPSALLPNDAVYSSLMEKYNGLLLERDRQLLSLTPESFIIRNMDDQIDNLRADLAENIKTSKNTFLVTRNKLRSQLRNAETEIHDVPQTEKNYLVLARQQKIKEELYIFLMEKAEETAISKTSNVSIAKIIDPPKAETWPISPNGKMIYAMAILAGLLLPVLYILIRELSNTTINSKQDITDRTSVPIIGEIGHNTGSNNLIVADNGRSAIAEQFRGLRTKLSFYTKKPGQQVILFTSSASGEGKSFTAINLASVLGITGKKVLLMEMDLRRPGLSGKLGVPNTPGLTNYILNPDLSLDNLIQPLTIAQNLYLLPSGALPPNPAELLMNENTQLLITRLKTEFDYIIMDAPPAGIVTDAELLAPYADVTLYLVRQKFTGKDQLELVQQLHESRIFENMGIVVNDISSKNYGYGYGYGYGYGSDTEEHNGVKLWWNKLKNKD encoded by the coding sequence ATGCATAAAAACGACAATAATTTACGGACAGCAGCTAAAGATGCAGACATCATTAATGTGAGGCAGGTATTTCAAAAGTTAACTGACAGGTGGCCTTTATTCCTGATCAGTACGCTGGTTTTCTTAATCCTTGCTTATGTTTACCTGCTCAGGACACCAGCTGTATACAAATCAACCGCATTGTTGCTGGTTAACGGAGAAACCAGCAACTTGAGTACCGGCGCCGGCAGTAGCGATATGAACAGCCTGTTTAACATGAAAAGCTCGGTAGACAATGAAGCCCGGATTTTAAAGACGCGGTTTCTAATGGAGCAGGTAGTGAGGGAAATGCAGTTGAACATTACAGTGACCCGTAAGGAAGGGCTTAAGTCTACAGAGACAGACCGGGCTCCATTTACCCTAAGCCTGGTTAAAGGCCTGGACACCCTTGAACACACTGAACTGGAAATTAAAAAGTTACCAGGTCAAAAATTGCAGTTGAGCTCTAAAGATTTTCAAAAAGAAATCAGCTGGAACGAGTCGTTTTTTGTAGCGGGAGCAGGTACCTTTAAATTGGGAGCTGAATCTAAAGCGCCGATTAGAGAAGGTGAACGTTATACCATTACGGTAGTTCCATTTGATGTAAAGGTTGCGCAACTACTGGGGCAGCTTTCTGTATCGCAAACCAGCAAATCAGAAACCGTTATTGAGCTAGGGCTGGAATATCCATCTCGCAAAAAAGGAGAAGATATTCTTGCTACCCTTATTAAAAGGTACGAAGAGTCTAACCTTAACGACAGAAACCAGGTAGCTGACAGCACCATCAAATTTATCAAAAGCCGATTGGCCTATCTTGGAGGTGAACTTGGCGGACTGGAAGGAAACATTCAGAAATTCAGGGAGCAAAATAGCCTGGCAGATATGTCTGAGCAGAGTAAGCTATTGGTTGCCAATACAGGCTTATATACCAACGACCTTGCAAAAACAGAGGTTCAGATTACGGTATTAACTGAACTGGAAAAGTACTTAAAAGATGCGAAGACCAGCAAAAGGGTACTACCAAGTGCATTACTACCTAATGATGCGGTATACAGTAGTTTAATGGAGAAATATAACGGATTGCTACTGGAACGTGACCGGCAATTGCTGAGTTTAACCCCTGAAAGTTTCATTATCCGTAACATGGACGACCAAATAGACAACTTAAGGGCTGATTTGGCGGAGAACATTAAAACCAGCAAAAATACCTTTTTAGTAACGCGCAATAAATTAAGGAGCCAGCTACGGAATGCAGAAACTGAGATCCATGATGTACCGCAGACAGAAAAAAACTATTTGGTGCTGGCCCGTCAGCAAAAGATTAAAGAAGAGCTTTACATTTTTTTAATGGAGAAGGCGGAAGAAACCGCCATCTCTAAAACCAGCAATGTATCCATAGCTAAAATTATAGACCCTCCAAAAGCAGAAACCTGGCCCATAAGTCCTAATGGCAAAATGATCTATGCCATGGCCATTTTGGCTGGTTTGCTATTACCAGTGCTATACATACTCATCAGGGAATTGTCTAACACGACCATTAACAGCAAACAAGACATTACCGACCGAACCAGTGTACCCATTATAGGCGAAATAGGCCATAATACAGGATCAAACAACCTTATTGTGGCAGACAATGGGCGATCGGCCATTGCGGAACAGTTCAGGGGCTTACGAACAAAACTGTCTTTCTACACTAAAAAGCCAGGGCAGCAGGTGATCCTTTTTACGTCCAGTGCTTCTGGAGAAGGCAAATCATTTACAGCCATTAATCTTGCCAGCGTGCTGGGCATTACGGGAAAGAAAGTGCTATTGATGGAAATGGATTTGAGGAGACCGGGGCTTTCAGGAAAGCTCGGAGTACCGAACACGCCAGGCTTAACGAATTACATCCTTAATCCGGATTTAAGCCTGGATAACCTGATCCAGCCCCTAACGATAGCGCAAAATTTATACTTACTGCCATCAGGGGCGCTCCCCCCGAATCCGGCGGAGCTGCTGATGAATGAAAATACGCAGCTGTTGATTACGAGACTCAAAACGGAATTTGACTACATCATTATGGATGCGCCACCGGCAGGAATTGTAACAGATGCAGAACTGTTGGCACCTTATGCTGATGTTACCCTGTATCTGGTGCGTCAAAAATTTACCGGAAAAGATCAACTGGAATTGGTGCAACAACTGCATGAAAGTAGAATATTCGAAAATATGGGCATCGTGGTAAACGATATTTCCTCAAAAAATTACGGTTATGGATATGGCTACGGTTACGGCTATGGAAGTGATACCGAAGAGCACAATGGGGTAAAATTGTGGTGGAACAAATTAAAAAATAAAGATTAG
- a CDS encoding polysaccharide biosynthesis/export family protein — protein MIYNLRIPIKILLLFTLFLNACVSNKKISYFQDIQSVQSARLDTVSNFQKPLIQPDDILSVSIFTLNANTAAVVNQAANLPTLGGGQNTALNAQSTSGFLVDENGEIELTAIGKIKVAGLTTTQARELIREKASKEYKSPNVQVRFANFIVTVLGEVNNPAAYTLPKEKVSILDAIGLAGDLTIYGKRDNILIVRDIDGQKQYARLDLNSSKIFNSPFFYLKQNDVIYVEPNKAKTSANNAASVQTIGVITSIVTVLILILTNI, from the coding sequence ATGATTTATAATTTACGTATTCCTATCAAGATCCTCCTTCTTTTTACCTTATTTTTAAACGCCTGCGTTAGCAATAAAAAAATATCCTACTTCCAGGATATCCAGTCCGTTCAAAGTGCAAGACTGGATACGGTAAGCAATTTCCAGAAACCTTTGATCCAGCCGGATGACATTTTATCGGTCAGCATTTTTACATTGAACGCGAACACCGCGGCAGTTGTAAACCAAGCGGCCAATCTGCCTACACTGGGCGGAGGACAAAATACAGCCTTAAATGCACAATCTACCAGTGGTTTTTTGGTAGATGAAAACGGAGAAATTGAACTTACCGCAATCGGGAAAATTAAAGTAGCCGGCCTGACCACTACACAGGCCAGGGAGCTGATCAGAGAGAAAGCAAGTAAAGAATATAAAAGCCCTAATGTACAGGTTCGTTTTGCCAACTTTATTGTGACTGTACTAGGCGAAGTAAATAATCCTGCAGCCTATACGCTACCTAAAGAAAAGGTTTCGATACTGGATGCAATTGGCTTGGCAGGCGACCTGACCATCTATGGCAAGCGCGACAATATTCTGATTGTTAGAGATATTGACGGACAAAAGCAATATGCGAGGTTAGACCTCAATTCTTCTAAAATTTTTAACAGCCCCTTTTTTTACCTCAAACAAAATGATGTGATTTATGTGGAGCCTAATAAAGCAAAAACCTCCGCTAACAATGCGGCCAGTGTACAAACTATTGGTGTGATTACCTCTATAGTGACTGTGCTGATCCTGATCCTTACCAATATTTAA
- a CDS encoding family 1 glycosylhydrolase: protein MEIWGGMECTINRVQDQWFDQLEYQGHYKRPEDLKLVCDLGISKMRYPILWEHHQPKEGKINWGSTAARLDILRKAGVDIIAGLVHHGCGPVHVEVMDDSFAIGLAEYATAVAKNFPWINHYTPVNEPLTTARFGALYGFWYPHQSTMSAFFRMLLNECKATVLAMQAIRKINPAAKLVQTEDLCKVHSSPMLSYQANFENERRWLSMDLLCGKVNERHFFWKYMLDEGIQKTELEFFLNHPTPPDVMGFNYYITSERFLDEDIDLYPDIKAGRNGKHVYVDIEAIRTDQVEIDGPEKLIKEVWNRYGLPIAITEVHLHCNKEDQLRWFHYLWTTAKRLKFQGINVLSLTAWSLFGAYGWDKLLTLPGGNYEAGAFDLQSGKPQATLLAAYIKSLANGQIYEHPALEATGWWARDSRIIYPKNAKALETLF, encoded by the coding sequence ATGGAAATCTGGGGAGGGATGGAATGTACCATCAACAGGGTGCAGGACCAGTGGTTTGACCAACTGGAGTATCAGGGGCATTACAAACGGCCTGAAGATTTAAAGCTGGTTTGCGATTTGGGCATCTCGAAAATGCGTTACCCTATACTATGGGAGCACCATCAGCCTAAAGAGGGAAAGATCAACTGGGGAAGTACAGCAGCGAGACTAGACATCTTGAGAAAGGCTGGAGTTGATATCATTGCCGGCCTGGTACATCACGGCTGTGGCCCTGTCCACGTAGAAGTAATGGATGATTCCTTTGCTATTGGATTGGCTGAATATGCCACTGCGGTAGCTAAAAATTTTCCCTGGATAAACCATTACACTCCGGTTAATGAACCTTTGACTACCGCGCGTTTTGGTGCCTTGTATGGCTTTTGGTATCCGCATCAATCTACCATGTCAGCATTTTTCAGGATGCTCCTCAACGAATGTAAAGCTACCGTGCTGGCTATGCAGGCGATCAGAAAAATAAACCCTGCAGCCAAACTGGTGCAAACAGAAGACCTTTGTAAAGTGCACAGTAGCCCTATGTTGAGTTATCAAGCTAATTTTGAGAATGAAAGGCGCTGGTTGAGCATGGATTTGCTTTGTGGAAAAGTAAATGAAAGGCACTTTTTCTGGAAGTATATGTTGGATGAGGGCATCCAAAAAACCGAACTGGAGTTTTTTCTAAACCATCCTACACCGCCAGACGTCATGGGCTTTAATTACTATATCACCTCCGAACGCTTTCTGGATGAAGATATAGATCTGTATCCTGACATCAAAGCGGGCCGCAATGGAAAGCATGTATATGTAGATATTGAAGCGATTAGAACAGATCAGGTAGAGATAGATGGTCCGGAAAAATTGATTAAAGAGGTTTGGAACAGGTACGGACTGCCAATAGCCATTACCGAAGTACATTTACATTGCAACAAAGAAGATCAGTTGCGTTGGTTCCATTACCTATGGACAACTGCAAAGCGACTAAAATTTCAAGGTATAAATGTATTAAGCCTTACTGCATGGTCTCTTTTTGGCGCTTATGGCTGGGACAAGCTGCTTACTTTGCCCGGGGGCAATTACGAAGCCGGCGCATTTGATTTGCAATCTGGCAAACCACAAGCTACCCTATTGGCAGCTTACATCAAATCTCTTGCTAACGGACAAATCTATGAGCATCCGGCATTGGAAGCTACTGGATGGTGGGCCAGGGATTCGAGGATTATATACCCTAAAAATGCAAAAGCTCTGGAAACGCTCTTTTAA
- a CDS encoding glycosyltransferase family 1 protein, with amino-acid sequence MKTSYASQPKNLICFSHLRWDFVYQRPQHLLSRFAADANVYYVEEPLMDAESQNFLTLSKRSDTLTIVIPHIIPALTEAQQHTGLTALLDQLFTNIDLDDSIFWYYTPMALNFTAKYKPRLLVYDCMDELSAFKFAPPTLIELEKKLMAKADLVFTGGHSLYEAKKQQHANIFPFPSSIEKEHFAQSRSLMQQPADQAMIEGRKIGFYGVLDERFDIELIAELATKRPEWQLILIGPVVKIHPESLPKNKNIHYLGMKTYNELPEYLSGWDVAMIPFYLNESTRFISPTKTPEYLAAGIPVVSTPIRDVVKPYGVKKLVYIGSSCDEFIEAIDTELHKSCKKAWLHEVDEFLAYLSWDNTHAAMQAQMRMALTDKVSIAS; translated from the coding sequence ATGAAAACATCCTATGCCAGTCAACCCAAAAATTTAATTTGTTTCTCCCATCTTCGCTGGGATTTTGTGTACCAGAGACCACAACATTTGCTGAGCCGTTTTGCCGCTGATGCAAATGTATATTATGTTGAAGAACCCTTAATGGATGCAGAAAGCCAGAATTTCCTTACCCTATCAAAACGCAGTGATACGCTCACGATAGTGATACCACATATTATTCCTGCTTTAACAGAAGCGCAACAGCATACAGGTTTAACCGCCCTGCTTGACCAATTATTTACAAACATTGATTTAGACGATTCCATTTTCTGGTACTACACACCAATGGCATTAAACTTTACAGCAAAATACAAACCCCGCCTGTTGGTTTACGATTGCATGGACGAGCTCTCAGCTTTTAAATTTGCTCCACCTACATTGATTGAACTGGAGAAAAAGTTAATGGCAAAAGCTGACCTGGTATTTACAGGTGGCCATTCTTTATACGAAGCCAAAAAGCAACAACATGCTAACATTTTTCCTTTCCCAAGCAGCATTGAAAAAGAACATTTTGCTCAATCGCGCAGCCTCATGCAACAACCTGCAGACCAGGCTATGATTGAAGGGCGGAAGATTGGATTTTACGGTGTGCTGGATGAACGCTTTGACATTGAACTGATTGCCGAACTAGCTACCAAACGTCCGGAATGGCAGCTTATTTTAATAGGCCCGGTAGTAAAAATTCATCCGGAAAGTCTTCCGAAAAATAAAAACATTCATTACCTGGGCATGAAAACCTATAACGAATTACCTGAATACTTATCGGGATGGGATGTGGCCATGATTCCCTTTTACCTAAATGAATCAACCCGCTTTATTAGCCCTACTAAAACTCCCGAATACCTTGCAGCAGGAATTCCGGTAGTATCTACGCCTATTAGAGATGTGGTTAAACCCTATGGCGTAAAAAAGCTGGTCTATATTGGCAGCAGCTGTGATGAATTTATTGAAGCAATTGACACTGAACTTCATAAATCCTGTAAAAAAGCCTGGCTCCATGAAGTTGATGAGTTTTTAGCCTACTTATCCTGGGACAATACGCATGCAGCTATGCAGGCACAAATGCGGATGGCCTTAACCGACAAGGTATCTATAGCCAGCTAG